The Buchnera aphidicola (Brachycaudus cardui) genomic sequence CATATTTTATGGATAATCATACAGATTTAAACACTAGATTTTTTTATAATGATCTTAAGTATAATTTTAATAGTGTCTCAAACTTGAAAAAGAATACATATGGATTTGAAAGTAACTTAGGATTTTTAATTAACAATACTAATAGAATAAATTTAGGATTTGGATATACTCATAACGGTATTATTAATACAGAAAAAGAAGTAATAGAACATTCTTCATCAATAAAAAAAACATCTGATATAAATTTTTTAGAAGATAGCTTAGTTAATGACTTTACTTTAAATTATTCTTGGATATATGATAGTTTAAAATATTTCTATTTTCCTGTTTCTGGAAATCAAACATATATAAGTGGCAAAAATACTATTCCTGGTTCTGATAATAGTTTTTATAAAATAACACTAGATAGTGAACAATATATTCCATTAGATAAAAAACAAAAATTTATATTTTTTAGCCATGTTCATATGGGTATGGGAAATAGTTTTAAAGAAGAACCGTTACCCTTTTATGAAAATTTTTATGCTAATAGTACAAATAATATTCGTGGATTTCGCATCAATACTATTGGTCCTAAAAAAATTTATCATAGTACTGATGTAGAAAATTGTATTGGATATCAAAATAATAATTCATGTGAATCTATTGATTCTATTGGTGGAAATTCTACTGCAATTGCAAATTTAGAGTTAATTACACCTATTCCATTTATCAATAATGAATATTCTAAATTTCTTCGATCTTCTTTTTTTATAGATACTGGAAATATTTGGGATACAAAATGGAATAATATCAGGAATATTCATTCATTAACATATTTAAAAAATAATGCTCTAGACAATATTTATGCATCATGTGGTCTTTCATTGCAATGGTTTTCCCCTATTGGTCCATTGGTTTTTTCCTACGCATTGCCTATTCAAAAAAATAAAAACTATCAGTTAGAAGCATTTCAATTTCATTTTGGTAAAAATTGGTAATTTACAAATAATGATATAAAAAATTATTTATTCTATAAATAAATACAATCAGTATATTGTTTTTATAGATACATTATATAACATTTATATATATTATATATATTCTAAAATCATTATTTTTAAATAAAAAATAAAAATAAGGTCATAATCTTGAATGTTATAAATAAAACTGTAAATATTAAAGAAATTTTAAAAATTTTACCTCATCGTTATCCATTTTTACTTATTGATCGAGTTATAAATTTTCAAATTTTTAAATATTTACGAGCAATAAAAAATTGCACATTTAATGAGCCATACTTTCAAGGGCATTTTTTAAAAGAACCGATCTTTCCTGGTGTATTAATTATAGAAGCTATGGCACAAGCATCAGGTTTTCTGATATATCATAGTACAGGTGAATTAAATATAAATCAGCTATATTATTTTGTAGGTATTGATAATACTCGTTTTAAAAAGAATGCTATTCCTGGTGATCAAATATTTATCGAAGTTATTATTTTAAAAAAAAATAAAAACATTTTAAAATTTAAAAATATTGCTATCGTTGATAATAATATTATTTGTAAATCTACAATTATTTTTGCTAAAAAATCTTATTTATAATTAAAAAATATGTTTTATATAAATTTCGGAAGATTTATGAATAAACCAAAATTTTTTCACCTTCATGTACATAGTGATTATTCTATTATTGATGGATTATCTAAGCCTGAAGACTTAGTTAAACAAGCAGTGTCTTTAGGTATGTCTGCTCTTGCAATAACAGATTATAATAATTTATATGGTGTAATTAAATTCTATAATACTGCTCATAAATTTGGTGTAAAGCCTATTATTGGTGTGACAGTAAATTTTTTTTCTGATTTGTTAAATAATGAATTAACAAAATTAACTTTATTAGCTTCTACTCAAGAAGGATATAGAAATTTAATTCTATTAATTTCTAGAGCATATCAACAAGGATATATTAATAATAATGTAACTATTAAAAAAAAATGGTTATTAGAAATGAATAAAGGACTGATATTACTATCTGGTGGCTGTCAAGGTGAAATTGGAAAAATTTTACTTCATGGTAAATTATCTATAATTACTACTTGTTTATCTTTTTATCAAAAATATTTTCCTAATTCTTATTATTTAGAATTATTTCGTACAAATCGAGATAATGAAGAAAAATATTTGAATTTAGCAATAGATTTATCCTTATCGAGAAAAATTCCAGTTGTCGCAACTAATGATGTATGTTTTTTAAGTAAAGAAGATTTTAAAGTTCATAAAATTAGAATTGCTATTAACGAAGGTGTAATATTACAAGAATCAAAAATTCAAAATAATTATAGTAATCAGCAGTTTTTAAAAAGTGAACAGGAAATGTGCGATCTTTTTTCAGATATTCCAGAAGCTCTGATTAATAGTGTAGAAATTGCAAAACGTTGCAATGTGTTTATACATTCTGGTAAATATTTTTTACCACAGTTTCCTACTGGAAAAATAAGTGTTGAAGATTGTTTAATAGAAAAAGCATATAAAGGTATAAAAAAACGTTTGAAATTATATAATTTTAATAGTAAAAAATATTCATTAA encodes the following:
- the fabZ gene encoding 3-hydroxyacyl-ACP dehydratase FabZ, encoding MNVINKTVNIKEILKILPHRYPFLLIDRVINFQIFKYLRAIKNCTFNEPYFQGHFLKEPIFPGVLIIEAMAQASGFLIYHSTGELNINQLYYFVGIDNTRFKKNAIPGDQIFIEVIILKKNKNILKFKNIAIVDNNIICKSTIIFAKKSYL